In the genome of Pangasianodon hypophthalmus isolate fPanHyp1 chromosome 24, fPanHyp1.pri, whole genome shotgun sequence, the window tgtatttaattattcacGCACTTACATTCCAATTGCTGTATGATTGCTAAATGATTTTTAACAGTGAATTATGAAAACATGTTGATGGTTTTCTCAGCTGGCCTCATCCAGGCTACAATATTCCACAATCTAGCAATTTTTAGCAGCTTATAGAAATAAGATGATGTGTAACTTGATGTGTAACATGATTGCTAGGGCTCGGTGTATCCTTCTGCTGGATGCCAGCTAACATCATGGTCAGCCACTACTTCAAACACTGGCGTCCTATTGCCTTTTCCATCTCCAGCTCAGGCGAGTGCGTCTTTGCTGTGGCCTTCAGCCCTTTTTTCCAGTGGCTCATTGAGACCTACTCATGGCAAGGAGCTCTGCTCATCATTGGAGGACTTCAGCTCAATCTTTTGGTGTGTGGAGCTCTGATGAGACCTCTCAAACCTAGGGCATTTTCCCAATCCCCGACCCTCATGATGGACCCAACATCCAAGAAAGCTCCTTTCCAGTGCTCACTGATCCAGAGGCCTGAGCTGCTGCTGTACATTGCCTTTGCCATCTTGGCTGCCTCTGGTTTCTTCATCCCACCTCTATTTCTGGTGCCATATGCCAATCACAAAGGTATAGAGCAATACTGGGCTGCCTTCCTCCTCTCCATTTTGTCCTTGGCTGATCTGCTAGGCAGGCTGGCCTGTGGTTGGCTGGCTAATTTGCGCGTGTTGAGGAACCTCCAAGTATTGGCGATTGTGTCCATCTTGCTGGGAGTGGTGGTGCTGCTCCTGCCGCTTGCACATACCTACTGGCCAATCATGGCTTTCACCACACTCTACGGCTTCCTGTTTGGCTGTGTTGTGGCCGTCCACATCACAAGTATAGTGGACATTGTAGGGCTGGCGGGCTTTGACAGTGCACTTGGACTCTTTATGCTACTGCGAACCTCTGGGGCATTCATCGCGCCACCTGCTGCAGGTCAGTGTGTCCTAATTAGTATCTCTTGCATTGCAAACATTCTTTTACTATACATTTACTCTAAATAATTTCTCTGATCATTTTTTAGTAAATTCAACCTAGGATTAATTTTAGTCTCCAGAACATTCTCTACTGTGAGAGTAAATGTTGTGATCATAAATGTGTGACGATATAAACAAAGGCTTGTCCGTGCCACGAGACTTGGACGTAAGTCAAACTTTCAATAACATAATGACCCCAAACTATTTCTGGACCCCAAGCACCCAGATGGGGTCCAGAAATAGTTCAGTCAGTTCATTCTCCTGTTTTGAACCCTATTTAAACCCTGTGGTCTAAAGAggcttcaccaaatattaattatgGAATTATGCAGATAATTttgaaaagcaaaaacacactatgtaagaaaaaaattggGAATCATGTTAAAACTGACACAGCATATGTTTTAGCTCACCATACGATTCATTACGTGTGTTATTCATTTCCATGTTAGTTTCATGAAGTGTGGAGTTAAATGTATATTGACATCTGTGATCGTATTTAGTCTTACTTAGGGTTAATATACCATCTAGTTTCAAAGCAAGTGCCAGGTTACAAATGGTTGCAAAGTAGGTGTGTACAGGCGAGTTCCTGTAGTTTTTTTGGTCTCAACCACGAGTCCTTCGTCTGTCATTTTTCCATTGCTGCCTAGGCAGGTGTCTCAgacatagagacagagagagagagacagtaaactAGTTTATCAGCTGTACATCAAATGGAGCTAGTATGGCTACACACTGTAGATTGAGCTCACCCATTCAGCGATGATTCCCATAGCCTGAAAAACTAATTCTTCCCTGTTTCACATCTAcctacaacccctggcaaaaattatggaatcaccacacttagaggatgttcacccagcttttttactttatagcaaacaaacaaatcacagatatgacacaaaaaaggttttgttcaatagcttaacattctggtttgtgaaatatacataaaaaaaattcaaggacattttttttattaatggcatgtctttttccaaatcaagtcgaggaaaaaattatggaatcactcaatgttgaggaaaaaattatggaatcatcaacaaaaaaaacacaattaatactttgttgctcctcctctggcttttattctttgaggcatagacctcactaatgaaaaacaatattccccatcaatctggttccaactttctcgaatagcagttgacagatcagctttgcagggtggagccttaacatggaccagtttttttactttccaccataaattttcaattggattgagatccggactgtttgctggccatgtcgttgagttgatatgcctttcctgaaaaaaagatttaaaactgtttgctctgtggtaagatgcattgtcatcctgaaaaattatttcatcatcaccaaacctattttctatggatggaatgagaaaatgtccaaaatttcactgtacaactgtgcattgactgctgaggtaatgactgccatctcccctggtcctttacctgacatgcaacccaatatcgtaaatgagttgggaaatttgattggttcaggcagtcatctttatatgttttattagaacggcaccagacaaaagttccagcatcatctccttggccaatgcagattcatgattcatcactgaatatcactttcatccaatcatccacactccatgactgcttctccttagcccactgtaaccttgttttcttctgttttggtgttagtgctggttttcttttggcttttctatatgtaaatctcatttcattcagccggtttcttacagttctgtcacaaacattgactcctgtttccacccatttgtttttcatttgttttgttgttctaTTCTCAAGGCATAGTGCatgagttttctatcctgatgctttgacatcttccttagtctgaatgtatatctacctttcataaccttcccattaagtttatacttaACAAATTTTATACtcaacaaattttagacacagctgacagGGAGCAatctttggccacactccatgttgaaattccttgttgaaggagttttataatcctttccattgtttcaactgacaactctctaGCCAggtccaacagcccattaaagtgtgtaagcactcccttttaactgctgacttattaacatttttagacttgtcccagtatttgttttagaaatggaaattaaaaattgattccataattttttcctcaacattgagtgattccataattttttcctctacttgatttggaaaaagacatgccattaataaaaaaaaatgtgatttgtttgtttgctataaagtaaaaaagctgggtgaacatcctctaagtgtggtgattccataatttttgccaggggttgtattaTTTCTAACCCCTAATCTCCTGCAGCAGATACAACCTTATATTGCGTATATGTTTTCATCCCTTCACTGTAGGATGTTggtgatatttttgtccatgtttGTTCATGTTCCTAAACCATTTTTATCAAAGGCTGTTTTACATGCTGTAAGACTAATAATCCTTCTTGATGTGCACATGGCAttgttactttaaaaataaatgtacatctGAAAGGTTTCATTTTATGTTAAAGGTAAGTAGAAACCTTACGTGTTCAAaagttccaaagtgttttagaATTGCACCAGCCTCAGTTGTAGTGTAAAATATCAGAGAAGCAAAACCAGACCTTTTTAAACAATTGAATGTATTAGAATTGACAACATTTTTTAAGAGTGATCTCTAATAATATGTCGATAGTTTGTCTCGCTGACCTTGTATCATTAATAGCAGCACAGGATGCTGAAGTGTTTGACAGTAATAGTGATGGCAGGTCTTTTACaggtctttttgtgtgtgtctgaatgtcACAGGCTGGCTGGTGGACTGGACAGGTGAATTCAGTGCTGCGTTTTATCTGGCAGGCCTCTGCTTTATACTCTCGGCTATTTTTGTAGTGATGGTCGACAAGCTGGTGGAGAAGAAGAATATCGATTTGATGAAAGTCGCAGATGCTGCTGCTGACAGTGAAACTTGTGCAATGAATGGAACGGATCATTTCGAAGCGTAAAGACACCATCATCAgtatattatcattttaaactgtagataattttgtatattttttgtgttgtgaacagtaaaaatgtgtgatttcCAAATGGCACCTAAactagggctgggtgatatgacaaggttttatttagtttgcataaattcacaatacacttttcagaaaattaaGACATTTGTAGCTGATCAACCTCCAAAATGCTTATTAATTGcattgatttattaaaaaaaaaagagagagagagagacattaaaGATTatctatacacattatatacttaataattaactaataattaactaactaattaataataataaatattttagcttTAATAACTGTGTCTTTACCATATTGTTCACTAATAACTGGGACCATATACAGATAACTAATGTATTcactctctcacctctcatAACTACATACTGCATTACTTATGAGCTGGTGCAGAGCAGAACATTTGAGTTTCCTGGGGAAAACTTTAATTTTTCACCTATCTGTATATATAGACTATGTTTGGTTGATTCAAGATAGTGACACTTTTCTGTCTTCCATTTATAATTTTGTTGTTTGAAGTGTGTCATCATATTATTTTGAGGTATTTATATTTACCtgattattattgaaattgaatgattgtactcttgtactctttatgtttttatttagaccaGCAAAGTACTTGTTGCAAATTTCGAAGGTCTCATCTTCTCTCACCTAGCCAATCACTGTACACTACATATCAATCGAATGGGTTCCTTTTAGCATCcagtcatttcagtttagcattccGTCAAGTTCATCGAAGTAAAAACTCAGGAATCATGTCAATATATCATCTTCATCATATGCTACAGAAGATAGCTATAGTAGTAAGTGCTATAGCCATCCATGTGCGTCTGAATATGAATAAGCCACTGGATTGCAatgtggaacttgaggatgagcggCCTGGCCTTACctcattaaaatgtttcaataaaatGAGGTGTCTCCTTTGCCTCCActgaaggcatgaactccatttaattaaaaaaaaaaattccgtttaatttaaaaaaaaaacaaaaaaacatgctgagttacttttcatgtgaaaacatcacattaaataaagataaagttAAACATAAACTTCATCAGTTAAagacatttactttttactttttaatacttgtgtACATTCAAAAGTAGAAACTTTTTAACTTTCagttaagtaattttttttttgctttggatGCTTCCATTTTTACTACTTTTACTGAAACATTATCTATATTTCTCAGTATTTTGTCCACCCCTGGTCATAAGCAGTACTAACAGCATTTTGAGGTCAGGGTCCCTGAAGTCAAAAACGTGTTTTTTAAGTGACTGACCCCCCTGCGATGGCTGTTTGTGATTATACAGATTAGTATTT includes:
- the zgc:114041 gene encoding monocarboxylate transporter 13, producing the protein MKEYNVDPPDGGYGWVVVISAFFSRGLTTAVLKNFGLFFLEIQNYYNVLTSTVSWVTSTSIAMFHLGAPLAGGLGVYVTQRGVMMIGGVLAASGMIFASLGLGLPWMYLSVGVLQGLGVSFCWMPANIMVSHYFKHWRPIAFSISSSGECVFAVAFSPFFQWLIETYSWQGALLIIGGLQLNLLVCGALMRPLKPRAFSQSPTLMMDPTSKKAPFQCSLIQRPELLLYIAFAILAASGFFIPPLFLVPYANHKGIEQYWAAFLLSILSLADLLGRLACGWLANLRVLRNLQVLAIVSILLGVVVLLLPLAHTYWPIMAFTTLYGFLFGCVVAVHITSIVDIVGLAGFDSALGLFMLLRTSGAFIAPPAAGWLVDWTGEFSAAFYLAGLCFILSAIFVVMVDKLVEKKNIDLMKVADAAADSETCAMNGTDHFEA